A window of the Myxococcales bacterium genome harbors these coding sequences:
- a CDS encoding MCE family protein translates to MTPGGEPRAQLAVGTAALALIALAVVFVLAIWPRLSFGGGDRVEVAFAHVGSLREGAPLIVAGAAIGRIDHITLVAPGGVAPDHPLAATGGAVVVVRLTPASRRRWAANAEVFISSKGFLSSRYLELGPPPAGAAPAAPIAAGAMVRGVDPPLIDRALQRTWDNLMTSRRFLDDVRPEFDRLRTELTALAATLEAAEPEPGALAALGGRIRAVVTEARTLGATLEDAGADPAALGALADRAEAALGRMRTQIAALRAAADQLLAEVARVRGQLATAAPAALARIRGLLDDVDHQLARAQALMASTRALLAVLARGEGSLARLGSDPEFPEDAKELGRILKRTPWRIIGHTGRPDTHPNP, encoded by the coding sequence GTGACTCCCGGCGGCGAGCCGCGCGCCCAGCTCGCGGTCGGGACCGCGGCCCTGGCGCTGATCGCGCTCGCGGTCGTGTTCGTCCTGGCGATCTGGCCGCGGCTGTCGTTCGGCGGCGGCGACCGGGTCGAGGTCGCGTTCGCCCACGTCGGGTCGCTGCGCGAGGGCGCGCCGCTGATCGTCGCCGGCGCCGCGATCGGGCGCATCGATCACATCACGCTGGTCGCGCCGGGCGGGGTCGCGCCCGATCACCCGCTGGCCGCGACCGGCGGCGCCGTGGTCGTGGTCCGCCTCACGCCCGCGAGCCGGCGGCGCTGGGCCGCCAACGCCGAGGTGTTCATCTCGTCGAAGGGCTTCCTGTCGAGCCGCTACCTCGAGCTGGGGCCGCCGCCCGCCGGCGCCGCGCCGGCCGCGCCGATCGCCGCCGGCGCGATGGTGCGCGGCGTCGATCCGCCGCTGATCGATCGCGCGCTCCAGCGCACCTGGGACAACCTGATGACGTCGCGGCGATTCCTCGACGACGTGCGCCCGGAGTTCGACCGCCTGCGCACCGAGCTGACCGCGCTGGCGGCGACGCTCGAGGCGGCCGAGCCCGAGCCCGGCGCGCTGGCCGCGCTCGGCGGGCGCATCCGGGCGGTGGTCACCGAGGCCCGGACCCTGGGCGCGACCCTCGAGGACGCCGGCGCCGACCCGGCGGCGCTCGGCGCGCTGGCCGACCGGGCCGAGGCGGCGCTGGGGCGGATGCGGACCCAGATCGCGGCCCTGCGCGCGGCGGCCGATCAGCTCCTGGCCGAGGTCGCGCGCGTGCGCGGCCAGCTCGCGACGGCGGCGCCCGCGGCGCTGGCGCGGATCCGCGGCCTGCTCGACGACGTCGACCACCAGCTCGCCCGGGCCCAGGCGCTCATGGCCAGCACCCGCGCGCTGCTCGCGGTCCTGGCCCGGGGCGAGGGCAGCCTGGCGCGGCTCGGCAGCGACCCCGAGTTCCCCGAGGACGCCAAGGAGCTGGGCCGGATCCTCAAGCGCACGCCCTGGCGGATCATCGGCCACACCGGCCGCCCCGACACGCACCCCAACCCGTGA
- a CDS encoding ATP-binding cassette domain-containing protein produces MDLTIARGEILYIIGTSGVGKSVTIKHLVGFLPIDAGEIWFDGQRLDQLDEPGFYPIRRRIGMVFQSATLFDAMTLAENVALPLRKHKRLRWRAALDDARRRLAEVYLAEFADRYPTELSDGMRKRAAIARTLTLEPEVVLFDEPTTGLDPINARRIDRLILERSRSLGVTSVVVSHDLPSIMTVADRVAFLYQGRVHCLGTPAALAASADPIVQQFIGGTASGPMETPGF; encoded by the coding sequence ATGGACCTGACGATCGCCCGCGGGGAGATCCTCTACATCATCGGCACCTCGGGCGTCGGCAAGTCGGTGACGATCAAGCACCTGGTCGGGTTCCTGCCGATCGACGCCGGCGAGATCTGGTTCGACGGCCAGCGCCTCGATCAGCTCGACGAGCCCGGCTTCTACCCGATCCGGCGCCGGATCGGCATGGTCTTCCAGAGCGCGACCCTGTTCGACGCGATGACCCTGGCCGAGAACGTGGCGCTGCCGCTGCGCAAGCACAAGCGCCTGCGCTGGCGGGCCGCGCTCGACGACGCCCGCCGCCGGCTGGCCGAGGTCTACCTGGCCGAGTTCGCCGACCGCTACCCGACCGAGCTGTCCGACGGCATGCGCAAGCGGGCCGCGATCGCGCGCACGCTCACGCTCGAGCCCGAGGTCGTGCTGTTCGACGAGCCGACCACCGGCCTCGACCCGATCAACGCCCGCCGCATCGACCGCCTGATCCTCGAGCGCTCGCGCTCGCTGGGCGTGACCTCGGTCGTGGTCTCGCACGATCTGCCGTCGATCATGACCGTGGCCGACCGGGTCGCGTTCCTGTACCAGGGCCGGGTCCACTGCCTGGGCACCCCGGCCGCGCTGGCCGCCTCGGCCGATCCGATCGTCCAGCAGTTCATCGGCGGCACCGCGAGCGGCCCGATGGAGACGCCGGGGTTCTGA
- a CDS encoding ABC transporter permease, with protein sequence MSAARPPWPVRAVAAIGRPPVTAVRATVDLWLVLVSTLAGVVRSYRRGGRRPRGAVLEQMYAIGNRSLVFVAVTLGFIGMVMMYQACLQFSRAIGDLSQVGVQFLRLVVSDFGPTLTAMMLATRVGAGIAAEIGSMKVTEQLDALRMSGVLPIDYLLVPRFLASIVMTVALTLIGSAIMYGAGGLTAYLSFGVNPRTFFDPAMVMPRHLVLGLLKAVTYGAAIPIVSGFCGLRARGSSEGVGWATTAAVVGSSFAVITLDFALSVGALWFFGGKL encoded by the coding sequence ATGAGCGCCGCCCGTCCGCCCTGGCCCGTGCGCGCGGTCGCGGCGATCGGCCGGCCGCCGGTGACCGCGGTGCGCGCGACCGTCGACCTGTGGCTGGTGCTGGTCAGCACCCTGGCCGGCGTCGTCCGCAGCTACCGGCGCGGCGGCCGGCGCCCGCGCGGCGCGGTGCTCGAGCAGATGTACGCGATCGGCAACCGGTCGCTGGTGTTCGTGGCCGTGACCCTCGGGTTCATCGGCATGGTCATGATGTACCAGGCGTGCCTGCAGTTCTCGCGGGCGATCGGCGACCTGTCCCAGGTCGGGGTCCAGTTCCTGCGGCTGGTGGTGTCGGACTTCGGCCCGACCCTGACCGCGATGATGCTCGCGACCCGGGTCGGCGCCGGCATCGCCGCCGAGATCGGGTCGATGAAGGTCACCGAGCAGCTCGACGCGCTGCGCATGTCGGGCGTGCTGCCGATCGACTACCTGCTGGTGCCGCGGTTCCTGGCGTCGATCGTGATGACCGTGGCGCTGACCTTGATCGGCTCGGCGATCATGTACGGCGCCGGCGGCCTGACCGCGTACCTGTCGTTCGGCGTCAACCCGCGCACGTTCTTCGATCCGGCGATGGTGATGCCGCGCCACCTGGTCCTGGGCCTGCTCAAGGCCGTGACCTACGGCGCCGCGATCCCGATCGTCAGCGGGTTCTGCGGGCTGCGCGCGCGCGGCTCGAGCGAGGGCGTCGGCTGGGCCACGACCGCGGCGGTGGTCGGCAGCTCGTTCGCGGTGATCACGCTCGACTTCGCGCTGTCGGTCGGCGCGCTGTGGTTCTTCGGGGGCAAGCTGTGA
- a CDS encoding ABC transporter permease, translated as MSTLGARAIAIAREVGGITILTGQVLRALLPPRLDGRELVRNLHRMGNRSVPIVALTAFFAGGLMVVQSAPFVNRLGATSLAGWAAGYAVLREIGPILIGLMFSGRVGANNTAELGTMTVTEQLDGLRALAIDPIRYLIVPRVLAMLIMLTALTIIGDLVALVGAAVVARLVLDIDWRTMYASFATNLTPHDFFHGVGKSVAFGASIALSSCYFGVTVKGGAVGVGRAVNAAVVAAAVSIMLLDFFITYATA; from the coding sequence ATCTCGACCCTGGGCGCGCGCGCCATCGCGATCGCGCGCGAGGTCGGCGGCATCACGATCCTGACCGGCCAGGTGCTGCGCGCGCTCCTGCCGCCGCGGCTCGACGGCCGCGAGCTGGTCCGCAACCTCCACCGCATGGGCAACCGCTCGGTGCCGATCGTCGCGCTGACCGCGTTCTTCGCCGGCGGCCTGATGGTCGTGCAGTCGGCGCCGTTCGTGAACCGGCTGGGCGCGACCTCGCTGGCCGGCTGGGCCGCTGGCTACGCGGTGCTGCGCGAGATCGGCCCGATCCTGATCGGGCTGATGTTCTCGGGCCGGGTCGGCGCGAACAACACCGCCGAGCTCGGCACGATGACGGTGACCGAGCAGCTCGACGGGCTGCGCGCGCTGGCGATCGATCCGATCCGCTACCTGATCGTGCCGCGGGTGCTGGCGATGCTGATCATGCTGACCGCGCTGACGATCATCGGCGACCTGGTGGCGCTGGTCGGCGCCGCGGTCGTGGCCCGGCTGGTGCTCGACATCGACTGGCGCACGATGTACGCGAGCTTCGCCACCAACCTGACGCCCCACGACTTCTTCCACGGCGTCGGCAAGTCGGTCGCGTTCGGCGCGTCGATCGCCCTGAGCTCGTGCTACTTCGGCGTCACCGTCAAGGGCGGCGCGGTCGGGGTCGGCCGCGCGGTCAACGCCGCGGTGGTCGCGGCCGCGGTCTCGATCATGCTGCTCGACTTCTTCATCACCTACGCGACCGCATGA
- a CDS encoding ATP-binding cassette domain-containing protein — protein sequence MIELEDVGVVLGGATLLDGVTLAVPAGARLGVIGPAAAGKSLLVKVIAGLIPPSRGRLRIDGTDVTGWSEERLAPVRARIGMLFQNYALYDFLTVAGNVGFPLAQRGEPEAAIAPRVRDRLRAVGLAGSEDKEPAQLSGGMKKRVGIARATIAAPELVLYDEPTAGLDPVTTSKVYDLLRADHDASGATAIAVSSDVVGLCTFVESVVFVLAGRITYQGPAADLADAPDPVVRQFVRGALDGPL from the coding sequence GTGATCGAGCTCGAGGACGTCGGCGTGGTCCTCGGCGGCGCGACCTTGCTCGACGGCGTGACGCTGGCGGTGCCGGCCGGCGCCCGGCTCGGGGTGATCGGCCCGGCCGCCGCCGGCAAGAGCCTGCTGGTCAAGGTCATCGCCGGCCTGATCCCGCCGAGCCGCGGCCGGCTGCGCATCGACGGCACCGACGTGACCGGCTGGTCCGAGGAGCGGCTGGCGCCGGTGCGCGCGCGCATCGGCATGCTGTTCCAGAACTACGCCCTCTACGACTTCCTGACCGTCGCCGGCAACGTCGGCTTCCCGCTGGCGCAGCGGGGCGAGCCCGAGGCCGCGATCGCGCCGCGGGTGCGCGACCGCCTGCGGGCGGTCGGGCTGGCCGGCAGCGAGGACAAGGAGCCGGCCCAGCTCTCGGGCGGCATGAAGAAGCGGGTCGGCATCGCGCGCGCGACGATCGCCGCGCCCGAGCTGGTGCTGTACGACGAGCCCACCGCCGGGCTCGATCCGGTGACGACGTCGAAGGTCTACGACCTGCTCCGGGCCGACCACGACGCCAGCGGCGCGACCGCGATCGCGGTGTCGTCGGACGTCGTCGGTCTGTGCACGTTCGTCGAGTCGGTGGTGTTCGTGCTCGCCGGGCGGATCACCTACCAGGGCCCGGCCGCGGACCTCGCCGACGCGCCCGATCCGGTGGTGCGCCAGTTCGTCCGCGGCGCGCTCGACGGGCCGCTCTGA
- a CDS encoding tetratricopeptide repeat protein, producing the protein MIRAVAALALAVATGACSAPPIPADLARGYERERAGDVDGALAAYAAAAARCERAPSRQPTDADCGRALLAHASLLAEHGQRDRAIAEYIAVADRAHGDPRPAAEGLFRAGRLAYDAARPAEAAGYLWAVVERYPDEAFAGDAVGYLVRRAQDDAPRALWDRLRVTYEALVDTDVADNLLWAMAGLAADQLGDPATAIALYDRLPIDHPTSGLRDDARWRAASLARAAGDPAGAVARLRALVATREVAFGAGSYFSVWLDDAQLLLARVLRDDLHDVAGAAAAFARLPRDYPRSILVDDALADLAALEEARGRTDAACAAAARLLAADAESRFAPDARARQARLGCPEARR; encoded by the coding sequence ATGATCCGAGCGGTCGCGGCGCTCGCGCTCGCGGTGGCGACCGGCGCGTGCTCGGCGCCCCCGATCCCGGCCGACCTCGCGCGCGGCTACGAGCGCGAGCGGGCCGGCGACGTCGACGGAGCCCTCGCCGCCTACGCGGCCGCGGCCGCGCGCTGCGAGCGCGCGCCCAGCCGCCAGCCCACCGACGCCGACTGCGGCCGGGCGCTCCTGGCCCACGCGAGCCTGCTGGCCGAGCACGGTCAGCGCGACCGCGCGATCGCGGAGTACATCGCCGTGGCCGACCGGGCCCACGGCGATCCCCGGCCCGCGGCGGAGGGCCTGTTCCGGGCGGGTCGCCTGGCCTACGACGCCGCGCGCCCGGCCGAGGCCGCGGGCTACCTGTGGGCCGTGGTCGAGCGCTACCCCGACGAGGCCTTCGCCGGCGACGCGGTCGGGTACCTGGTGCGCCGGGCCCAGGACGACGCACCGCGGGCGCTGTGGGACCGGCTGCGCGTGACCTACGAGGCGCTGGTCGACACCGACGTGGCCGACAACCTGCTGTGGGCGATGGCCGGCCTCGCCGCGGACCAGCTCGGCGATCCGGCGACGGCGATCGCGCTCTACGATCGGCTCCCGATCGATCACCCCACCAGCGGGCTGCGCGACGACGCGCGCTGGCGCGCCGCCAGCCTGGCCCGCGCCGCCGGCGATCCGGCCGGGGCCGTGGCCCGCCTGCGCGCGCTGGTCGCGACCCGCGAGGTCGCGTTCGGCGCTGGCTCGTACTTCTCGGTCTGGCTCGACGACGCCCAGCTGCTGCTGGCCCGGGTGCTGCGCGACGACCTGCACGACGTCGCCGGCGCGGCGGCGGCGTTCGCGCGGCTGCCGCGCGACTACCCAAGGTCGATCCTGGTCGACGACGCGCTGGCCGACCTGGCCGCGCTGGAGGAGGCGCGCGGCCGCACCGACGCCGCCTGCGCCGCGGCGGCCCGCCTGCTCGCCGCCGACGCCGAGTCGCGGTTCGCGCCCGACGCCCGCGCCCGCCAGGCCCGGCTCGGCTGTCCCGAGGCCCGCCGGTGA
- a CDS encoding cupin domain-containing protein: MTVDPGRLALCALDLAEPDDATDREEVAGLRAAACALALALPDQPPPAHVRARLLGSVAAGPLAGFVARVAALYDLTLERAGEILGWVDEPSQWHAPMPGMQFAIFKGGPRHATADCGLLRIAPGATFPWHAHLSEEHSLFLSGSGRDHAGHVYVPGDTLVLPAGSAHDFVTISATELVIAVRHAGVDFAARRPPA; this comes from the coding sequence ATGACGGTCGACCCCGGTCGGCTCGCGCTGTGCGCGCTCGACCTCGCGGAGCCGGACGACGCGACCGACCGCGAGGAGGTCGCGGGGCTGCGCGCGGCCGCCTGCGCGCTGGCGCTCGCCCTGCCCGACCAGCCCCCGCCAGCGCACGTCCGCGCGCGGCTGCTGGGCAGCGTCGCCGCCGGGCCCCTGGCGGGCTTCGTCGCCCGGGTCGCGGCGCTGTACGACCTGACGCTCGAGCGGGCCGGCGAGATCCTCGGCTGGGTCGACGAGCCGAGCCAGTGGCACGCGCCGATGCCGGGCATGCAGTTCGCGATCTTCAAGGGCGGGCCCCGCCACGCCACCGCCGACTGCGGCCTGCTGCGGATCGCCCCGGGCGCGACGTTCCCGTGGCACGCGCACCTGAGCGAGGAGCACTCGCTGTTCCTGAGCGGGTCCGGGCGCGACCACGCCGGCCACGTCTACGTCCCCGGCGACACGCTGGTCTTGCCGGCCGGCTCGGCCCACGACTTCGTGACCATCAGCGCCACCGAGCTGGTCATCGCGGTGCGCCACGCCGGCGTCGACTTCGCGGCCCGGCGGCCGCCCGCGTGA
- a CDS encoding flippase-like domain-containing protein: protein MKLAINLLLSVLMLALCLWLVWPNEHGRAALSETWTQLDWAEFLPTLLGFYGLIAVVHVCRSWRWNYLLAPLGVRIPFGRMLAVSSAGFAAILLLPARLGEFVRPALIRKKGEVSASAALGTVFVERVGDGVVVSLMVVGCFFALHGPSSPGWMMPTAYLALAGFTTVMLFLVFAMWRPAATVQFALKLTLLPRFAPRAAEVIEQKLLELIRGFAVLKDRHNLARFAAWSVVYWVANGFATWILARGLGLPLSLTGAFATMGLVAVGISLPNSPGLVGQFQWLTMLGVSLDLGSGVLEGTSPLYGRLLTYAIFIHGLQVVWYVGAGLAAIASPYVSLGDVWRARKLAPEAIGSDDPAS, encoded by the coding sequence ATGAAGCTGGCGATCAACCTCCTGCTGTCGGTGCTAATGCTCGCCCTGTGCCTGTGGCTGGTCTGGCCCAACGAGCACGGCCGCGCGGCGCTGTCGGAGACCTGGACCCAGCTCGACTGGGCCGAGTTCCTCCCCACCCTGCTCGGGTTCTACGGCCTCATCGCCGTGGTCCACGTGTGCCGGTCGTGGCGGTGGAACTACCTGCTCGCGCCGCTCGGCGTGCGGATCCCGTTCGGGCGCATGCTGGCGGTGTCGTCGGCGGGGTTCGCGGCGATCCTGCTCTTGCCGGCGCGGCTCGGCGAGTTCGTGCGGCCGGCGCTGATCCGCAAGAAGGGTGAGGTGTCCGCCTCGGCGGCGCTCGGCACCGTCTTCGTCGAGCGCGTCGGCGACGGCGTCGTCGTGTCGCTGATGGTCGTCGGCTGCTTCTTCGCGCTGCACGGCCCCAGCTCGCCCGGGTGGATGATGCCGACGGCGTACCTGGCGCTGGCGGGCTTCACGACGGTGATGCTGTTCCTGGTGTTCGCCATGTGGCGCCCGGCGGCGACCGTGCAGTTCGCGCTGAAGCTGACGCTGTTGCCGCGGTTCGCGCCGCGCGCGGCCGAGGTCATCGAGCAGAAGCTCCTCGAGCTGATCCGCGGCTTCGCCGTGCTCAAGGACCGGCACAACCTGGCGCGGTTCGCGGCGTGGAGCGTGGTCTACTGGGTCGCCAACGGCTTCGCGACCTGGATCCTGGCCCGCGGCCTGGGCCTGCCGCTGTCGCTGACCGGCGCGTTCGCGACGATGGGCCTGGTCGCGGTCGGCATCAGCCTGCCGAACTCGCCCGGGCTGGTCGGGCAGTTCCAGTGGTTGACGATGCTGGGCGTGTCGCTCGATCTCGGCAGCGGCGTGCTCGAGGGGACCTCGCCCTTGTATGGCCGGTTGCTGACCTACGCCATCTTCATCCACGGCCTGCAGGTGGTCTGGTACGTCGGCGCCGGCCTGGCCGCGATCGCGAGCCCGTACGTCTCGCTCGGCGATGTGTGGCGCGCGCGAAAACTGGCCCCCGAGGCGATCGGGAGCGACGATCCCGCATCGTGA